The Dehalobacter sp. DCM sequence ACCGCTGTCATATCTGTTTCGATAAACCCGGGGGCAATCGCATTAACGGTGATGCCTCTGCTCCCTACTTCTTTAGCCAGCGACTTGGTAAGTCCCACAATCCCAGCCTTCGCCGCCGCATAGTTCACCTGTCCGGCATTGCCAACCATACCGGCGACGGAAGTAATATTAATAACCCTGCCGCTCCGCTGTTTAACCATGAGAGGAACCGCATGACGGGAGCAGTTAAAGACACCGTTTAAATTGACCTGTACGACGCGATTAAAATCTTCTTCCGACATTCGCATGATCAAGCCGTCGCGTGTTATCCCAGCATTGTTGACCAAGATATCCACAGAACCAAATTCTTCTTTGGCACATGCGATCAATTGTGCGGCCTCGTCAAAGATACTGACATCCGCTTTCACCGCCAAAGCACGAACGCCTAAACCGATCATTTCTTCAACAAGCTTCTGCCCTTCTGTTTCACTGTGAACGTAATTGACAACTACATTCGCACCTTGCTCCGCAAGTTTTAGGGCGATTGCTCTGCCGATTCCCCGGCTTGCACCGGTCACAACAGCTGTTTTTCCTTTTAGCATATAAACCTCCACGAAAGTACGATAATCAGGACTAATTATTTTTTATATAGTCGATGGCCGCTTCCAGCGACGCCTTATTTTCCGCACTGAGCACTTTTATGTCCCGGTCTATTTTTCTGGCAAAACCTTTAAGTACCGTGCCGGGTCCCAACTCGACAAAGGTTTCGACCCCGTCAGCTAGCATTTTACGAAATACTGTCTCCCACCGGACAGGATTCATCACTTGCTTGGGCATTAGATCCTTTATAACCATTTTATCCGACATATAATCTGCCGTCACATTGGACAGCACAGGAATCGCCGGATCGTTAAAAGGGATAGCCGCCAGTTCCTCCGCTAATTTATCCGCTGCCGGCTTTAGCAGAACCGTATGGAAAGGGCCACTCACCTCAAGCGGCAAGACCCGCTTAGCTCCAAGCTCAGTGGCTTTTGCCGAAGCTGCTTCCAAGGCTTGTTTTTGTCCGGAAATAACAACTTGCCCTGGACAGTTATAATTGGCTATTTGGACAACCCCAACTGCTTCGGCCGCATGACAGGCCTCTTCGACCTTATCCGTATCCAACCCCAGGACGGCAGCCATTCCACCGAGACCTTGCGGCACCGCTTCCTGCATAAACAATCCTCTTTTTCTGACAAGCTGCACCCCGTCATCAAATGTCAGCACCTGACTGCAGACCAATGCCGAGTATTCACCCAGACTGAATCCCGCCACAACGTCAGGATATATGCCGTAATCCGCAAGTGTCTTGACAGCTGCCACACTGACCGCCAATATGGCCGGCTGTGTATTTTCTGTTCGATCCAATTCTTCCTTAGGACCGGAGAAGCAGAGTTCACTTAGATTATACCCTAATTTCCTGTCCGCTAGTTCAAAAACCGTCCGGGCAGCCGGATAGTACTCATATAGTTCTTTCCCCATACCGACATATTGCGAACCTTGGCCCGCAAAAATAAACGCTGTTTTTTTTCTGGTCATAATTCCTCCGCTGGCAACGTATCAATTTCTTTCTTATATAACTTTCTGTTTCATCCAGCCGTTAGGCGTCCATCTTAACGACACTGCTAAAACTGACAGCCCCAAGTCTTTCTTCCGCTTGAGCAAATATTTCTTCAATTATTTCTTTAGCCGTCTGTTCTTTTTTAATCAGACCGGCGATCTGTCCTGCCATGACAGACCCATATTCCGTATCCCCGTCTTTGACCGCTTTGCGTAAGGCGCCTGCGCCGAGTTCTTCATATTTTTCCAACGGAGCTGCCGTTCTTTCTAATTCTTCGAATTGCCGCGTCAGCTTATTCCTCAAAACTCTGACCGGATGGCCGGT is a genomic window containing:
- the fabG gene encoding 3-oxoacyl-[acyl-carrier-protein] reductase, with protein sequence MLKGKTAVVTGASRGIGRAIALKLAEQGANVVVNYVHSETEGQKLVEEMIGLGVRALAVKADVSIFDEAAQLIACAKEEFGSVDILVNNAGITRDGLIMRMSEEDFNRVVQVNLNGVFNCSRHAVPLMVKQRSGRVINITSVAGMVGNAGQVNYAAAKAGIVGLTKSLAKEVGSRGITVNAIAPGFIETDMTAVLTDKVKDTLKESIALKHFGKPENIADTVIFLASDTGEYITGQVICVDGGMVF
- the fabD gene encoding ACP S-malonyltransferase, which codes for MTRKKTAFIFAGQGSQYVGMGKELYEYYPAARTVFELADRKLGYNLSELCFSGPKEELDRTENTQPAILAVSVAAVKTLADYGIYPDVVAGFSLGEYSALVCSQVLTFDDGVQLVRKRGLFMQEAVPQGLGGMAAVLGLDTDKVEEACHAAEAVGVVQIANYNCPGQVVISGQKQALEAASAKATELGAKRVLPLEVSGPFHTVLLKPAADKLAEELAAIPFNDPAIPVLSNVTADYMSDKMVIKDLMPKQVMNPVRWETVFRKMLADGVETFVELGPGTVLKGFARKIDRDIKVLSAENKASLEAAIDYIKNN